One Cotesia glomerata isolate CgM1 unplaced genomic scaffold, MPM_Cglom_v2.3 scaffold_146, whole genome shotgun sequence genomic window carries:
- the LOC123273851 gene encoding uncharacterized protein LOC123273851: protein MAEILDIKKSIIFDESIAHCEAHSHLPYASSTFNNSDEIRIAVQHQDLCLLPSKSTLHFYGRMRKADGTAVSATTKMINMAVCHMFEEIRYELNGVEIDRCKNVGITSVMKGYASLSPGQQNILENAGWIVNEDSNKLTSANGYFDVSVPLSFILGFAEDYQRVIVNAKHELILIRSNTDQNAYAVTAGEEDVSITIQKIEWIVPYITMSDKQKIEVLNYITSDPAIPISFRTWELYEYPLLPATTNHIWSIKTTNQLEKPRFVIVGFQTARRNQSNQNASEFDHCNIRDIKLILNSQSYPYGNLNLNIANNQYALMYDMYTNFQSAYYGKEAEPLMAKKDFLNKAPLYIIDCSKQNESIKSGPVDIRLEFESSAQFPNQTTAYCLIIHDRIVEYNPISSTVRKLT, encoded by the coding sequence ATGGCGGAAATcttagatataaaaaaatcgattatttttgaTGAGTCTATTGCACACTGTGAAGCTCATTCACACCTGCCATATGCATCATCAACATTCAACAACAGTGATGAAATCAGGATTGCTGTTCAGCATCAAGATCTATGCTTGCTCCCAAGCAAGAGcacattacatttttatgGAAGAATGAGGAAAGCTGATGGTACTGCTGTAAGTGCTACTACAAAGATGATCAACATGGCTGTCTGTCATATGTTTGAAGAGATACGTTATGAGCTCAATGGTGTAGAAATTGACAGATGTAAGAATGTTGGTATTACCAGTGTTATGAAAGGATACGCTTCTCTGAGTCCAGGACAGCAAAATATTCTGGAAAATGCTGGTTGGATTGTTAATGAAGATAGTAACAAGTTGACTAGTGCTAATGGTTACTTTGATGTCTCAGTACCGCTGAGTTTTATTCTCGGATTTGCTGAAGATTATCAACGAGTTATCGTGAATGCTAAGCATGAATTGATACTGATCAGATCAAATACTGATCAAAATGCTTATGCTGTTACCGCTGGGGAAGAAGATGTTTCAATTACGATCCAAAAAATTGAGTGGATTGTACCGTATATAACAATGTCTGACAAGCAAAAAATTGAGGTGTTGAATTACATAACCTCTGATCCAGCAATCCCAATCAGTTTCCGCACTTGGGAATTGTATGAGTATCCACTGCTACCAGCTACAACCAACCACATTTGGTCAATCAAAACAACAAATCAACTCGAGAAACCTCGTTTTGTCATCGTTGGATTTCAAACAGCAAGAAGGAATCAATCGAATCAAAATGCAAGCGAGTTTGACCACTGCAACATAAGAGATATTAAACTCATCTTGAACTCTCAGAGTTATCCATATGGAAATTTGAACCTCAACATTGCGAATAATCAGTATGCATTGATGTATGATATGTacacaaattttcaaagtgcTTACTATGGAAAAGAAGCTGAGCCTCTAATGGCTAAGAAAGATTTTCTGAATAAAGCACCTCTGTATATAATTGACTGCTCCAAGCAGAACGAGTCAATCAAGTCTGGACCTGTGGATATACGACTGGAGTTTGAATCATCAGCACAGTTTCCAAATCAAACTACTGCTTACTGTTTAATAATTCATGATCGTATAGTGGAATACAATCCAATCAGCAGCACTGTGAGAAAACTTACCTAA